One bacterium genomic window, TAAAAAATAATTCACACCGAAAACTAAAGGTTTTTTATCAAGTTTTTCTCCAAATAAAAGATAATTTTTAATATATTGTCCAAGAGGAATTGAAACAAAATCCTGAATACTCATTATGTTTATTTCATATTTACCTTCCTGTCCTACTATTGCAAAAGTTGTTTCTGTTTCAAGTGCTACTCCATATGCAATTATTCCATGAGCCCAGTTAAAACTCTGCTGGACAGGAACATAACCTCTGTAATCCCTTCCACCAAAAATAATACCTCCAAGTTCAACACCTTCTGGATTTTCAAGTTCTTCATCACAGTTAGAAAGTGCCCTGAGAGAAATCGTATATCTTGCATTTTTATGGGATGGTAAAATCTCTTCTCCTTTTTCATCTTTTTTACCTTTATACCACTTGCCTGAGTAATTTATCCCTTCCTCTGGTAATTCACATCCCATATCAAGCCACCATGTTTTTCCATCTTTAACCAAAATATTGGAAAAAATTATTTCATTTGGAGAAGTTATTGTTCTGTATATCAAAGGGTCATCAACAGGATTAACACCCTGAATTATCCCGAAAATACCACATTCCACATTTACTGCTTTACATATCCCATCTATATTTCTCACATATGCAAGGTCATCAGATAAAATTTTTTCTCCCTCAAGCATGGCAGTTGATGTTTTACCACAGGCACTTGGAAAAACACCCGCAATATATGTCTTTCTTCCCCCAGGTCCATATACACCAATTATCATAAAATGTTCAGCAAGCCATCCTTCCTTATGTGCTTTTCTTATAGCAAGTCGTAAAGCAAGTTTTTTGAAACCAACTGAATTTCCAGCATACTGAGTATTCACACTGTACACTGTGTTTTCTGTGTAATCTATATAAATCCTTTTTTTATCATAATTTTTACTTGTCATATTTTCATCAAGTTCTCCTGCTGAATGAAGAGTAAAAAATATATCTGTATTTTCATCTATCTTACATATCTCTTTATATCCATGTCTATAAAGCAAATCAACAGAATGGGCAACATACCAACTATCAGTACATTCAACACAGGGTATTGTAAAAACTGAGTTTGCAGGTCCAAGAATAAGAAATCTGACAATCATTGTTTTACCTTTCATTGAACCTTTCAATAAATTCTTTACTTCATTAAGCCCTTTTTCTCTTTCTATCTGGTTTAATGCAGAACTCAATTTATCACCTTCTGGCACAAGGAATTTTGTGACTTCTCTATCCCTTCCCTGGTCATAATAACCATCAAAGTGAAAAGTATGTCCCGGTGTCAGTAAAGCAGCACTTTCTTCCTTGCTGACAATAGCCATATTTTTTATATGTGCTATCTCATCAGGTGTATCACTGCATATAAAAACATCATCAGGTTCACACAATAAAATGCTTTCACCTATAAAATTCAAAACTTTTTTACTTTTTATTTTT contains:
- a CDS encoding phosphoenolpyruvate carboxykinase domain-containing protein, with protein sequence MEENYIKIFKKTLREEEFEKLKKIKSKKVLNFIGESILLCEPDDVFICSDTPDEIAHIKNMAIVSKEESAALLTPGHTFHFDGYYDQGRDREVTKFLVPEGDKLSSALNQIEREKGLNEVKNLLKGSMKGKTMIVRFLILGPANSVFTIPCVECTDSWYVAHSVDLLYRHGYKEICKIDENTDIFFTLHSAGELDENMTSKNYDKKRIYIDYTENTVYSVNTQYAGNSVGFKKLALRLAIRKAHKEGWLAEHFMIIGVYGPGGRKTYIAGVFPSACGKTSTAMLEGEKILSDDLAYVRNIDGICKAVNVECGIFGIIQGVNPVDDPLIYRTITSPNEIIFSNILVKDGKTWWLDMGCELPEEGINYSGKWYKGKKDEKGEEILPSHKNARYTISLRALSNCDEELENPEGVELGGIIFGGRDYRGYVPVQQSFNWAHGIIAYGVALETETTFAIVGQEGKYEINIMSIQDFVSIPLGQYIKNYLLFGEKLDKKPLVFGVNYFL